From Nitrospira sp.:
CGGACATTGCGGGGAGAAACATCGCCAATCCCATCGCGACGATCGCATCGGCTGCCATGATGCTGTCGTACGCCTTTCAGCTTGAGAAAGAAGCCGAAGCCATCCAGCAAGCCATCGTGAAAACGCTCGACCTCGGCTATCGCACGAAGGACATCCAAAGTCCAGGGGCGCAGATCGTCGGAACAGTCGAGATGGGCGAGGCGATCGTCAAAAACCTCGATGAGTGACTGGTGCTGAGTCATGACAGCCATTCTTTCCACATGGACCATCGATACATTGGCGGGGAACGGGGTGTCCGGCTATTCGGGAGATGGCGGACCTGCGGTGCTGGCATCTCTGAACGAACCGAAGGGGGTCAGCCTCGATCGCCATGGCCATGTGTACGTGGCGGATTCAGAAAATCACGTGATTCGCAAAATTGATCGAACGACCGGTGTGATTTCTACAATCGCAGGTCGGTGGGTTCAGGACGATAAGGAGATCATCGGTCGGTCGGACGGCTCAACCGTGAGGGCTGAAGAGGATCCGTTTGCCGATCACGATTCTGCGGCCAATGGTCACTCAGCCTATACGCAACATACGGATGTGAGTGGAACGGTTAGATATTGGACGAATCGGACATCCGCCATCACGCGATACGCAGGGGATGGGGGATTGGCAGTCCACGCATGCCTGAATTTCCCGACTGCGGTGTGCGTGGATCGAGAAGGAAATGTCTATATTGCCGATACGATGAATCATAGGGTCAGGATGGTCGAGGTGGCGACCGGCGTCATCTCAACGTTGGCCGGGACCGGCCGGGCAGGGTTCTCCGGTGATGGGGAGGCAGCACATGAGGCGACGCTCAACGAACCGGCCGCTCTGATTCTCGATGAGTCACACCGGCTCTACATTGCCGATCAAAGCAACCATCGTATACGAGTGGTAGACCTTAACACCGGTCTGATTCAAACCATCGCTGGGACGGGAGCTGCGATATATGATGGAGATGGAAAGCCGGCGGTCAATGCAGCCCTTGCCGGGCCGAGTGGATTGGCTCTCGCAAATGACCGGCTGTATATCGCTGATACCTTCAACGGACGAATCCGGTGCCTTCACCTCTCGTCCGGGCAGATTTCCACAGTGGCAGGGGACGGGGCATCTTACCGGTACGAGTCTCCGTTCGATCCACCGTCGCCGAGCCTTGCCCGCCCAACGGGGATCGCGATTGGTCATCACGGAGATCTGTTCTTGACCGATTCAGATAATCACCTTGTTCGGCAATGGGACTGGGATTCTGGAACGGCTTTCGGTATGGCCGGGAACGGGAGTTCATCGTATTCGGGTGATCACGGGGCTGCACGAGAAGCCGGACTCTGCTACCCCTTTGGCATCGCCGTCGATCGCGATGGATCAGTGTTGGTGGCCGACACATTTAATCATCGTATTCGCGTGCTGGCCTTGGAATGAGGAACGTCATGATCAAGAATAAACCTGGGTATACGGTGGCGATCCTTGGTGCGACCGGGGCGGTCGGAAAGGAAACGCTCGACATCTTAGAGGAACGCAAATTTCCACTCATGAGCCTGAGGCTCTTCGCATCGAAGCGATCAGCCGGCGAGGTCATGACCTGTCAAGACAAGGAGTGGAAGGTCGAAGAATTGACCGACTCTTCGTCCTTTGAGGGCGTGGATATTGCGTTTATCTCCGCGACCGATGCCATCAGTCGAGAATATGGCCAACGTTTGGGAGCGTCCGGCATTGCCGTGATCGACGACAGCGCCGTATTCCGCATGGATGATGGGGTACCTTTAGTGGTCCCGGAGGTGAATGCCTCCGCGTTGCATGACATGCCTCGTGGCATCGTCTCCATTCCCAACTGTACAACCACTCCGTTGGTCATGGCGCTCAAACCGCTTCACGACGCGGTCGGAGTGAAACGCGTGGTGGTCACGACGTTTCAGTCCGTTTCAGGAACCGGTGCAGCGGCGATGGATGAACTGATGGATCAGACGAAAGACTTGCTGGCGTTCAGGGGCGTGACGGCGAAGGTCTATCCCTACCAGATTGCATTTAATCTCTTGCCGCACATCGGATCGTTTGGCGAAGGAGGCGACTGTTCGGAGGAAGTGAAAATCGCGAAAGAGACGAGGAAGATTCTCGGCACGCCCACCCTCCGGGTCACCGCGACGACGGTGCGAGTGCCCGTCCTTCGGTGTCACTCCGAAGCGATCAATGTGGAATTGGAGCGTCCGCTAAAGGCAAATGACGCACGTGCTGCACTGGCAGCCATGCCGGGTGTGATTGTGTACGACGATCCGGTCAAGAACCTGTACCCCATGCCGCTCGACGCCACGGGGAAGGATGAGGTCTACATCGGCCGCGTTCGGGAAGACGAGTCGATTGCACATGGGCTCAATCTGTGGGTGGTCTCCGACAACCTTCGAAAAGGCGCAGCACTGAACGCGATTCAGATTGCGGAACGTCTCATACATGGGTAGCAAGGCCTACCGTCAGCAGCGCTGAGGCGCTCCGCCAGGCGGGATGAAAGTTCATGCCGGAATGGACGACGTTTGGCAAACTCCTCATCGGAGTCGGTCTTGGAATCGTGTTCCTCGGCGTTCTCTTTCTCATCGCCGACCGTATGCCTGCGCTGGGAAACCTTTTCGGCTGGTTCGGAAAACTCCCCGGTGACATTTCGATCAAACGGGAGAATTTCAGCTTCTACTTCCCCATCGGAACCAGCATCGCTCTCAGCATTCTTCTCAGTCTGCTATTCTATCTCATAGGATGGCTCTTACGCAGATGATCACACCCTGGCGTTCAGCTCTGGCCTTTGGTCTAGGGGTTTGCCTCGGTTGTCTGACCATACCGGAGGCAGAAGCGGCGTCAACGATTCGTGTATTGCTGGCTCGGGATATCCAGCAGCTGGAGATCTCAAGTAGTCAGACCATTGTGGTCACGGATGATCAGCGAGAAGCTCGGCCTTATCGGACGGCCGTGCGGGTCGAGATACGAGGCCGGGTGATGTTCCTGAACGGAACGCCGGTGATGGCCGATCGCCTCATGGTGAGAGCAGGAAGTCATGATTTGGATCTTTGGCTCCCCGTAAAAGGGAACCGGGGTCTGCAACAGGTAGGCTCTGAGAAAGACGCGCTGCAAGTGGGTGGTGCGATCCAACTCCTCCGGAGAGGAAAGAGTCTACTTGTCGTCAATCATATTGACTTGGAGGAGTATGTAAAGGGTGTGGTGCCGGCAGAAGTCAACGCAACCTGGCATCTCGAGATGCTCAAGGTCCAAGCCGTTGCTGCGCGGACATACGCGCTGTATCAACAGATGCTGAGTCCTACTCGTAGCTATGACGTTGTGGCGGGGATTCAAGATCAAGTCTATCGTGGTCGGCAAGGCATCGATGCGCGTGTTGCGTTGGCAGTGGAGTCGACTCGTGGATTGGTTGTGACCTACCAAGGGGCTCCCATCTATGCCGCCTTCTCATCTACGGCGGCCGGCCTGACGGAAGATGCGATAAATGTCTGGTCGAAGGATCTGCCCTACTTGAAGGGTGTCGAGTGTCCGTTTGACGTGGCATCGCCGTTCTACCAATGGAAAGCATCCGTACAGTTGGACGACCTGCAGAAGAAACTACGGAAGCAAGGATTCATACTCGGCACCATCAGCGCGATCTCCCCCCTTACCCATAGTCGTGCCGGTCGAGTGGCAACGCTGAGAATTCTGCATTCAGATGGTGAGCTCATTATCCGTGGGGAAGACCTGCGTAAGGTGGTTGGGTATACGGTCGTACCGAGCACCCAGTTTACGGTCGAATCGATCGGTGATGATCTTGTTCTTTCCGGATACGGGGCCGGTCATGCAGTCGGGCTCTGCCAGTGGGGAGCAAAAGAACTAGCAGAATTGGGGTACTCGTTCGCGAGTATTCTGAATTACTACTACCCGGGGACAGAACTCCGGGACGCGTCGTTGACTCAGGCTCCGCCTATGCCGGTCACCATGGCCCCGCCGTCATAATGCACCTGTCCGATTTTGACTTTCCATTCGACCCAGCATTGATCGCAGTGGAACCGGTCGTTCCACGCGATCGTGCGAGGCTACTGACCTTCAGCCGAGGTACGCAGCAACTCTCTCATCGTCATGTCGCTGATCTCCCCGATCTATTGAAGCCGGGGGATCTCCTCGTGGTGAACGATACCAAGGTCCTGGCTGCTCGGGTGCCGGGAGTCAAACAGTCGACTGGGAAACCAGTCGAGGTGTTGTTCGTGAGAGAGCAAAACGAAAAGCGATGGGAAGTCATGGCGAAGGGGACGTTCAGAGTCGGACAGGTCATTGAGTTCAGTGATCATGCCCGTGCGACGATCGTGAAGCGGGACGCGACAGGCACTGAGGTGGATGTAGAGTGTCCGATGTCAGTCGATGCCTTTCTTGCAGAACGTGGATCGATGCCCCTCCCACCGTACATCAAACGGGCACCGATGCAGAAAGACCATCAATGGTACCAGACCATGTTTGCCAAACACGGCGGAGCGATTGCCGCGCCGACGGCAGGGCTTCACTTTACCCAAGACCTGTTTCAACGGGTAAAAGATTCGGGAATCAACGTGACAACCGTGACGCTCCATGTTGGGCCCGGCACCTTTAAGCCGGTGACGACGGAGCAGATCGAAGATCACCAAATGAGCGGAGAAAGATTTACGATCAGCGAAGAGGCCGTGAGGGCGATCAAGACCACCAAGGAGGCCGGCGGACAGGTGGTTGCCGTCGGGACCACTGTTGTCCGTACGCTTGAGACGGTTATGAAGGAAAAAGGGGCGATGGTACCGATGTCCGGCGAGAGCCGTCTGTTTATTACACCAGGGTTTCAGTTCAAAGTCGTCGATGCGCTCATGACGAATTTCCACCTGCCTAAAACCACGCTGCTCATGCTGGTGTCAGCCTTCGCAGGGATCGAGCCAATTCGCAGGGCGTACGAAGAGGCGGTCAAAGAACGCTATCGCTTCTACAGTTATGGGGATGCAATGTTGATCGTCTAATCTTCTGTAGTCAGCATCACTAGATGAATGGCAACAGCGATTTTATAGCAACTCTCGGCGGATGGTGATCGGCAGTTTGGCCTTCATGGATTGCTGGAATGAAACCAGCGCCCGTTGCTGCTTCTGCAACAGCATATCATCCAGCACTCGCTGCCTGGATTCAGCCCCCTTGGTCGGGTCAGAATCCGGAGGTCTTGCCATCAGGGATTGTCCTTCTTCAATCTCGGTCGGCGTAAGCGACACGGAATCCCTCACAATCATTCGAGCTTTATTGGCCAAGACTTCTTGATGTTGAATCGCCTCAAACGCAGCCGGGGTTAAATGATTCGCGGCAAGGATGCGTTTGTAGAGCTCGGGGTCGAAGGCGCCGCTTTTCTGAAAAACCTCGATTTTCATGATCAGTTCACGCAGATCGGCATCAGAGACATGCACACCCATTTCCTCCGCCGCGATAATCCAGACGCGGCTGTCGACGAGTTGTCCGACCACGAAGTCTTTGAATTCTTCTTCCTTGAACTCACTCGTGACGTTTTCTTTGTAGATACGGCGCATGTTTTCGTACGTACGCTTAAACTCGTCCAAGGAAACGGTTTGGGCGCCTACTTTGGCGACAGGCCCGCCCGCGTCCTCGCCGAACCCCCACCAGCCCATCGTAATCACGAAAGCCGCGGCTAAAATAATCATGATGGATTTGAGCAGCCAGGGATAGTTGTGCGCAGCATCGCGCATGGTCTTAATCATCTCAATCCTCGTCGTAGTAAAAACATAATTGTACCGATTGGAGAAGGCAAAAGGCAAGAGAGTGGGCTCCCACTGTCAGCACCTACAGTATGCTGAGCAGGCATTAGAGCAACACGCGATGGTGGGACACCCAAGATACGTCTGAGGTGGGGGCATTGCATTCTGGTCCGAAACTGCCAGACTAAGAACATTCAGAAAAAGATTCGGTCTTTGTTTGTGCAAGGTGATGCGTTTTGTTATACTTTGCGACAAATTACAAGGAGATCCCTTGATAGGGGAGGGGCCAACCTCGACGTTGCAGGAAACACGAGTCTATCCGAAGGCTCATGTCCTGAATCGATTCATCGCGAAGTTAATCGATCTGTTTATCGTCGTGGCCGCGGGCGAAATTGCCCCGCCGGTTGGTTTTCTTTCCGGGCTGGCTTACATCCTGATTGCCGATGGGTTCGCGGGCGGGAAAAGTATCGGCAAACGGTTGGTAGGGTTACACACGATCCGAGTGGATGGTCGAGAATCAGCGGGCTTCCAAGAATCGATCATTCGGAACCTCCCGCTCGGTGGGGCGCAGCTCGCGTACGCCGTTCCGTACATCGGATGGCTGGTGTCTCTGGCCATTTTAGCGTTCGAAGGTTTTTTGATCATTGGGAATGAGCAAGGTCGTCGGTTGGGCGATGAAGTGGCCAGGACGCAAGTATTGGATGCCGGGCAACTCGCCGTTCCGGACTAGGTAAGGCATTCAGTCAGCACACCGGTTGGACTGCAACTCGTCCGGCCAAGATGAAGGGAGAGACGCCGTGGGGTTCCCGGGAGATATGTTCGGTTGGTTCTCCGACGACCTGGCCATAGATTTAGGCACCGCGACCACTCTCGTGTACGTGCACGGAAAAGGGATCGTCCTCAACGAACCTTCGGTCGTGGCGGTCGAAAAGAAGAGTGAGAAGGTACTGGCCGTCGGAGCGGATGCCAAAAAGATGCTCGGACGGACGCCGGGAAATATCATTGCGATTCGGCCGATGAAGGAGGGCGTGATCGCCGACTTCGAGATGGCCGAGCAGATGCTCAAGCATTTCATTCGCAAAGCGCATAATCGAAGCGCGTTTGTCCGCCCTCGGATCATCATCGGCGTGCCTTCCCGCATCACCCAGGTGGAGCAACGAGCAGTGCGCGATTCTGCGGAGTTGGCTGGAGCCAGAGAAGTCTACTTGATCGAGGAGCCTGTCGCTGCGGCGATCGGGTCAGGACTGCCGATTACGGAGCCGTCAGGCAATATGGTCGTCGACGTGGGAGGTGGAACGACAGACATTGCCGTCATTTCTCTGGGCGGGATCGTGTACAGCGAGTCGGTGAAGGTCGCTGGTGATCGCATGGACGAAGCGATCATGAATTACATCAAGAAGAAATATAACTTATTGATCGGTGAGCATATGGCGGAGCGCATTAAGTTCGAAATCGGCTCTGCCTATCCGTTCGAAGAGCGGAAAACGATGATGATCAAGGGACGTGATTTGATCTCCGGCATCCCGCGGACCCTGGTCATCGATGACGCGGAGGTCCGTGAGGCGTTACAGGAACCTATTGGGACGATCGTGAATGCCATCAAGATCGCACTCGAAAACACCCCGCCCGAGTTGGCCGGTGATATTATCGATCGTGGGATTGTCTTAACCGGAGGCGGCTCACTCCTCAAGGGCATGGACACACGATTCCGGGAAGAAACGAACTTGCCGATCATTACGGTGGACGATCCGCTCACCTCCGTGGTGTTGGGAGTGGGTAAGATTTTGGATGAGTTGGATCTCCTTCGGAAAGTATCGGTTATGTCGCAAGCGAACAACCTTCGGTAAGATGCCATCCCTCATGCGGATGGTCAATTTCCGCCTCTCCTACAACGCTCGGCGTGTCGCCTTTGCGCTTGCCGTCATTCTGGTTCTTAGTTTCCTCCTGTTGCCAACCCAACTCCAAACCGTATTTCAAGCGGTCGGGAGTCCTTTCGGGTGGATCATCAGCTGGCCTCTGCAAGCTGTCGCCGGCATCCATGATCGGATTGCCGGTGTCTGGGATCACTACGTGGCGCTCCAAGGGGTTGAGGAAGACAACAGGCAGTTGAGAAGAGAGCTGGACCTCCTCAAGGAGCAAAATGGACAGTTACGAGAGTCGGCAGCAGCCACGGAGCGACTCGCGACCCTGTTGGAGTTCAAACAACAGGCGCTGCCGACACTGATCGCTGCGCAAGTGATCGGCCGAGATACCGGCAATTGGTACAAGACGATCATTCTGAACAAGGGCACTTCGGATGGGTTACAGTCAGACCAAGGCGTCGTTACCCCGGCTGGGGTGGTCGGTCGGATCGTGAAGACCACGTCGTCAACCTCGGTGGTATTGCTTCTGACGGATCCCAACAATGCGATTGCCGGATTGATTCAGCGCACGAGAGACGAAGGAATCGTTGGAGGGACGACCCATGGAACGGCCCAACTCAAATACATCCCGTTGTTGTCCGACGCGAGGCCTGGGGATCGGGTCGTCACGTCGGGATTGGTGGGAGGCTTCCCTCGTGGTCTGTCAATCGGGACGATCACACGAATCGATAAAGAAGACGAAGCGCTGTTCCAATCCGCAGAACTTGTGCCTGAGGTTGACCCAAACCATGTGGAGGAAGTGCTGGTCATCCTCCCCACCTCCTTTCCCACCGAGGGGGAACGCCTGAAGGCGCCAAAGATAAAGCGATGAAAACACTCATCTACATCGCCCTTATCGCGGGAATTGTCTCGATTGAATCGGTCCTGCTGCCCCATGTCAGTCTATGGCAGGTGAAGCCGGATCTTGGATTCGTAGCGGTGTGCCTCATTGGACTGTTTGGAGGGGAACTTGAGGGATTGCTGGTTGGTCTGGCTTTGGGATGGGCAATGAGTCTCTTTTCCGCACAAGACGTCCTTTCAGCGGCCATCATGAAAGGATGCATCGGATTTATCGCGGGCCTTGCCGGTAGGCAGGTGGCGTATCTGACACCGCCCCTGTTAGTAGTAGGACTCTTCACCGTCTCTTGCCTTCTTGGGCTCATGACCCCGGTGATCTTACGGCTTAGCGCACAACAAAATGTGTGGTGGGCTCTGTGGTCCGTGGTCTTACCTCAGGCCGCTCTTGATGCGCTGATAGGTGGGGCTGTGTATTGGCTCATCAGCCGGTATTTGAGTCTTGATCAGTGGGTCTCAGAGTATCGGATCTAGGATTTCCGTATGTTGTCGACGAGTTATCCCGAGACGGAGTTCGGTGATCTCCACCGCAGACTGTTTGCGCTACGTCTAGGCCTCTTACTGGTGGTCGGCTTGCTCGGTCTTCGCCTCTGGCATTTGCAGATTCTAGA
This genomic window contains:
- a CDS encoding aspartate-semialdehyde dehydrogenase, giving the protein MIKNKPGYTVAILGATGAVGKETLDILEERKFPLMSLRLFASKRSAGEVMTCQDKEWKVEELTDSSSFEGVDIAFISATDAISREYGQRLGASGIAVIDDSAVFRMDDGVPLVVPEVNASALHDMPRGIVSIPNCTTTPLVMALKPLHDAVGVKRVVVTTFQSVSGTGAAAMDELMDQTKDLLAFRGVTAKVYPYQIAFNLLPHIGSFGEGGDCSEEVKIAKETRKILGTPTLRVTATTVRVPVLRCHSEAINVELERPLKANDARAALAAMPGVIVYDDPVKNLYPMPLDATGKDEVYIGRVREDESIAHGLNLWVVSDNLRKGAALNAIQIAERLIHG
- a CDS encoding DUF2905 domain-containing protein; protein product: MPEWTTFGKLLIGVGLGIVFLGVLFLIADRMPALGNLFGWFGKLPGDISIKRENFSFYFPIGTSIALSILLSLLFYLIGWLLRR
- a CDS encoding SpoIID/LytB domain-containing protein yields the protein MITPWRSALAFGLGVCLGCLTIPEAEAASTIRVLLARDIQQLEISSSQTIVVTDDQREARPYRTAVRVEIRGRVMFLNGTPVMADRLMVRAGSHDLDLWLPVKGNRGLQQVGSEKDALQVGGAIQLLRRGKSLLVVNHIDLEEYVKGVVPAEVNATWHLEMLKVQAVAARTYALYQQMLSPTRSYDVVAGIQDQVYRGRQGIDARVALAVESTRGLVVTYQGAPIYAAFSSTAAGLTEDAINVWSKDLPYLKGVECPFDVASPFYQWKASVQLDDLQKKLRKQGFILGTISAISPLTHSRAGRVATLRILHSDGELIIRGEDLRKVVGYTVVPSTQFTVESIGDDLVLSGYGAGHAVGLCQWGAKELAELGYSFASILNYYYPGTELRDASLTQAPPMPVTMAPPS
- the queA gene encoding tRNA preQ1(34) S-adenosylmethionine ribosyltransferase-isomerase QueA, which codes for MHLSDFDFPFDPALIAVEPVVPRDRARLLTFSRGTQQLSHRHVADLPDLLKPGDLLVVNDTKVLAARVPGVKQSTGKPVEVLFVREQNEKRWEVMAKGTFRVGQVIEFSDHARATIVKRDATGTEVDVECPMSVDAFLAERGSMPLPPYIKRAPMQKDHQWYQTMFAKHGGAIAAPTAGLHFTQDLFQRVKDSGINVTTVTLHVGPGTFKPVTTEQIEDHQMSGERFTISEEAVRAIKTTKEAGGQVVAVGTTVVRTLETVMKEKGAMVPMSGESRLFITPGFQFKVVDALMTNFHLPKTTLLMLVSAFAGIEPIRRAYEEAVKERYRFYSYGDAMLIV
- a CDS encoding SurA N-terminal domain-containing protein yields the protein MIKTMRDAAHNYPWLLKSIMIILAAAFVITMGWWGFGEDAGGPVAKVGAQTVSLDEFKRTYENMRRIYKENVTSEFKEEEFKDFVVGQLVDSRVWIIAAEEMGVHVSDADLRELIMKIEVFQKSGAFDPELYKRILAANHLTPAAFEAIQHQEVLANKARMIVRDSVSLTPTEIEEGQSLMARPPDSDPTKGAESRQRVLDDMLLQKQQRALVSFQQSMKAKLPITIRRELL
- a CDS encoding RDD family protein: MQETRVYPKAHVLNRFIAKLIDLFIVVAAGEIAPPVGFLSGLAYILIADGFAGGKSIGKRLVGLHTIRVDGRESAGFQESIIRNLPLGGAQLAYAVPYIGWLVSLAILAFEGFLIIGNEQGRRLGDEVARTQVLDAGQLAVPD
- a CDS encoding rod shape-determining protein, coding for MFGWFSDDLAIDLGTATTLVYVHGKGIVLNEPSVVAVEKKSEKVLAVGADAKKMLGRTPGNIIAIRPMKEGVIADFEMAEQMLKHFIRKAHNRSAFVRPRIIIGVPSRITQVEQRAVRDSAELAGAREVYLIEEPVAAAIGSGLPITEPSGNMVVDVGGGTTDIAVISLGGIVYSESVKVAGDRMDEAIMNYIKKKYNLLIGEHMAERIKFEIGSAYPFEERKTMMIKGRDLISGIPRTLVIDDAEVREALQEPIGTIVNAIKIALENTPPELAGDIIDRGIVLTGGGSLLKGMDTRFREETNLPIITVDDPLTSVVLGVGKILDELDLLRKVSVMSQANNLR
- the mreC gene encoding rod shape-determining protein MreC → MRMVNFRLSYNARRVAFALAVILVLSFLLLPTQLQTVFQAVGSPFGWIISWPLQAVAGIHDRIAGVWDHYVALQGVEEDNRQLRRELDLLKEQNGQLRESAAATERLATLLEFKQQALPTLIAAQVIGRDTGNWYKTIILNKGTSDGLQSDQGVVTPAGVVGRIVKTTSSTSVVLLLTDPNNAIAGLIQRTRDEGIVGGTTHGTAQLKYIPLLSDARPGDRVVTSGLVGGFPRGLSIGTITRIDKEDEALFQSAELVPEVDPNHVEEVLVILPTSFPTEGERLKAPKIKR